In a single window of the Flavivirga spongiicola genome:
- the murB gene encoding UDP-N-acetylmuramate dehydrogenase: MHIKRNISLKPYNTFGIDVLANFFISVSSINELKQVLALNEHPNKLILGGGSNMLLTKDFEGLVIHINLKGIEIISKNDDFVTIKASAGENWHEFVLWCINNDFGGIENLSLIPGNVGTAPIQNIGAYGIELKDTFVSCEAISLETKTLETFTKTDCDFGYRNSIFKQRAKGKYILTSVTFILSKNNHKLHIDYGAIASQLETMHITHPTIQDVSKAVIAIRQSKLPNPKEIGNSGSFFKNPVISKSNFNTLLQNFSDIPSYPISEDEVKVPAGWLIEKAGFKGKQFGDYGVHKNQALVLVNYGNAKGSDILNLSKLIQKTVKRLFDISIEVEVNIL, from the coding sequence GTGCATATAAAACGGAACATATCTTTAAAGCCATACAATACTTTCGGTATTGATGTATTGGCAAATTTTTTTATTTCTGTTTCCAGTATAAATGAATTAAAGCAAGTTTTAGCCCTCAATGAACATCCTAACAAACTTATATTAGGTGGTGGTAGTAATATGTTGCTCACTAAAGATTTTGAAGGTCTTGTTATACATATCAATTTAAAAGGTATTGAAATCATTTCTAAAAATGATGATTTCGTTACTATTAAAGCGAGTGCAGGCGAAAATTGGCACGAATTTGTACTGTGGTGTATTAATAACGATTTTGGAGGTATAGAAAATTTATCACTAATTCCTGGCAATGTGGGCACAGCACCTATCCAAAATATTGGAGCTTATGGCATTGAATTAAAAGACACCTTTGTATCATGTGAAGCGATTTCATTAGAAACGAAAACTTTAGAAACGTTTACAAAAACTGATTGTGACTTTGGCTATAGAAATTCCATTTTTAAGCAACGTGCTAAAGGAAAATATATTTTAACCAGTGTTACATTTATTCTTAGCAAAAACAATCACAAACTTCATATAGACTATGGAGCTATCGCTTCTCAACTTGAAACAATGCATATTACGCATCCAACTATTCAAGATGTTTCAAAAGCAGTTATAGCTATTAGACAAAGTAAACTACCTAATCCTAAAGAGATAGGGAATAGTGGTAGTTTTTTTAAAAACCCAGTGATCTCAAAATCTAACTTCAATACACTATTGCAAAATTTCTCAGATATTCCAAGTTACCCAATTTCTGAAGATGAAGTAAAAGTTCCAGCAGGTTGGCTTATTGAAAAAGCCGGGTTTAAAGGGAAACAATTTGGTGATTATGGTGTCCATAAAAATCAAGCTCTAGTACTTGTAAATTATGGTAACGCGAAAGGTTCAGACATTTTAAATCTTTCAAAATTAATACAAAAAACTGTTAAGAGACTTTTTGACATTTCTATTGAAGTTGAAGTAAATATCTTGTAA
- a CDS encoding RNA polymerase sigma factor, whose translation MEISEAIKRAKENDQKAFNYLLDLFWDDVYGFQLKRVQNENDAEDITIQTFSKAFDKIGTFDDNYKFKTWLITISKNIHIDLLRKEKNSISQIVSNDDKSVYQILDESPSPEDILITDQHLAKLLRDIKKLKPRYQEVINLRYFQELSYKEICQKLGEPINNVKVKLLRAKKLLAEIIRKR comes from the coding sequence TTGGAAATAAGCGAAGCCATTAAACGTGCAAAAGAAAACGACCAAAAAGCGTTTAATTATTTATTAGATCTCTTTTGGGATGATGTGTATGGTTTTCAATTAAAACGCGTTCAAAATGAAAATGATGCAGAAGATATTACTATTCAAACATTTTCTAAAGCATTCGATAAAATTGGGACTTTTGATGATAATTATAAATTTAAAACATGGTTAATTACCATTTCCAAAAACATTCACATAGATTTATTACGGAAAGAAAAGAACTCCATTTCTCAAATTGTTTCTAACGATGATAAATCCGTTTATCAAATTTTAGATGAGTCGCCCTCTCCTGAAGATATACTAATAACCGATCAGCATTTAGCAAAGCTTCTACGAGACATTAAGAAGTTAAAACCACGTTATCAGGAAGTTATAAATTTACGTTATTTTCAAGAATTAAGCTATAAAGAAATCTGCCAGAAATTGGGGGAACCTATAAATAATGTCAAAGTAAAACTACTACGCGCAAAAAAATTACTTGCTGAAATTATTCGAAAAAGATAA
- the aqpZ gene encoding aquaporin Z: MKKLFAEFFGTFWLVFGGCGSAVFAAGYPGLGIGFVGVALAFGLTVLTMAYAVGHISGGHFNPAVSLGLWAGGKFEAKDLLGYIIAQLIGAVAAAGALYLIVTNKSDFVTIGGFAANGYGDLSPDGYSMTAALIAEFLLTAFFLLIILGSTHVRAPKGFAPIAIGLGLTLIHLISIPITNTSVNPARSTSQALFAEGAFTSQLWLFWLAPIAGAIVAGLIHKTLFDKE, translated from the coding sequence ATGAAAAAATTATTTGCAGAATTTTTTGGAACATTTTGGCTTGTTTTTGGAGGCTGTGGTAGCGCTGTTTTTGCAGCGGGTTATCCAGGGTTAGGAATAGGTTTTGTTGGTGTGGCACTAGCGTTTGGACTTACCGTATTAACGATGGCTTATGCTGTGGGGCATATTTCTGGCGGACATTTTAACCCTGCGGTATCTCTTGGTTTATGGGCAGGAGGGAAGTTTGAAGCTAAAGATTTGTTAGGCTATATTATAGCACAATTAATAGGTGCTGTGGCAGCTGCAGGAGCATTGTATTTAATAGTAACAAACAAATCTGATTTTGTTACTATTGGAGGTTTTGCAGCTAATGGTTATGGTGATTTATCACCAGATGGCTATTCTATGACGGCTGCATTAATAGCAGAGTTTTTATTAACGGCTTTTTTCTTATTAATTATTTTAGGAAGTACTCACGTTAGAGCTCCTAAAGGGTTCGCTCCGATTGCTATTGGTTTAGGCTTAACATTAATACATTTAATAAGCATTCCAATAACAAATACATCTGTTAACCCAGCGCGTTCTACGAGTCAGGCTTTATTTGCAGAAGGTGCCTTTACTTCTCAACTTTGGTTATTTTGGTTAGCCCCAATTGCAGGCGCTATTGTAGCAGGTCTTATACATAAGACATTATTTGATAAAGAATAA
- a CDS encoding glycosyltransferase — MIFLDFIFYAFIAVVVIQAIFYIFFFIKFTLLKQEKKSRKNIDISVIICAKNEAENLQNFLPLIINQDYPDFEIVLINDASHDDTLKVMEQFASQHENIKIVNVKNNETFWGNKKYALTLGIKASKNEFLLFTDADCKPVSKYWIRHMSSHFSKKKQLVLGYGGYSKIKNSLLNKLIRFETLVTAMHYFSFAKLGIPYMGVGRNLAYTKNEFFKNNGFINHIKVQSGDDDLFVNQVANKKNTAICFLKNGFTESIPKTTFKDWFKQKRRHVSTAKYYKLKHKILLTLIYSSQLLFWVFAIALFITTYNWQIVLALFLFRIIIQYTIFGIPSKKLKENDLLVLLPFLEVFLIIVQLTIFINNLISKPNYWK, encoded by the coding sequence ATGATATTTCTTGATTTTATTTTCTACGCATTTATTGCTGTAGTTGTTATTCAAGCAATCTTTTATATTTTTTTCTTCATAAAGTTTACGCTTCTTAAGCAAGAAAAAAAATCCCGGAAAAACATCGACATTTCAGTTATTATTTGTGCTAAAAATGAAGCTGAAAATTTACAGAACTTTTTACCCTTGATTATAAATCAAGACTATCCAGATTTCGAAATTGTTCTAATTAATGATGCTTCTCATGATGATACATTAAAAGTCATGGAACAATTTGCGAGTCAACATGAAAATATCAAAATTGTAAACGTTAAAAACAACGAAACTTTTTGGGGAAATAAAAAATACGCTTTAACACTTGGCATTAAGGCTTCAAAAAATGAGTTTCTTTTATTTACTGATGCCGACTGCAAACCTGTTTCTAAATATTGGATTAGACATATGAGTAGCCATTTTAGCAAAAAGAAACAACTTGTTTTAGGCTATGGTGGGTATTCAAAAATTAAAAACTCCTTGCTAAACAAACTCATCCGTTTTGAAACATTAGTGACTGCAATGCATTATTTCTCTTTTGCAAAACTAGGGATACCTTATATGGGTGTTGGAAGAAATTTAGCCTACACAAAAAATGAGTTTTTCAAAAATAATGGTTTTATTAATCATATAAAAGTTCAGTCTGGTGATGATGACCTATTTGTTAACCAAGTAGCAAACAAAAAGAACACCGCTATCTGTTTTTTAAAAAATGGCTTTACAGAATCCATTCCAAAAACGACTTTTAAAGATTGGTTCAAACAAAAAAGACGTCACGTTTCAACAGCAAAGTACTATAAATTAAAGCATAAAATTTTGCTAACCTTAATTTACAGTTCTCAATTATTATTTTGGGTTTTTGCAATCGCTTTATTTATAACAACATATAATTGGCAAATTGTTTTAGCTTTATTTTTATTTAGAATTATTATTCAATATACTATTTTTGGAATACCTTCAAAGAAATTAAAAGAAAATGATCTGTTAGTATTACTTCCTTTCCTTGAAGTTTTTTTAATTATTGTACAATTAACTATCTTTATAAATAATCTTATATCAAAACCTAATTATTGGAAATAA
- a CDS encoding Nramp family divalent metal transporter, whose product MITKLKNLGPGLLFAGAAIGVSHLVQSTRAGADFGLGLLWALLLVNLFKYPFFQFGPRYASATGESLLDGYNKLGKGVLAVYFLLNLATMFTIQTAVTIVTAGLASSLFGNFPTFEIGNRVITSTEIWTVIITSICLLLLMVGKYKLLDKLMKIIIITLTISTIIAVSMALSDNSNTISFTQILPNNTLEITFLIAFMGWMPAPLDISVWQSLWCIEKKKGTKKYNTKSALFDFNVGYISTIILGIGFLLLGALVMFNNGETFSNSAGVFSNQLIKMYTNSLGDWAYIIIGIAAFTTMFSTTLTTLDASPRAMTKTTQLLFNTSSKFNYTFWIVLLAIGTICIFFFFASEMGFLIKVATILSFITAPFYAIINYRLISSKHTPKNWRPSKQLHILSWLGIAFLIGFSIWYLTTL is encoded by the coding sequence ATGATTACTAAACTTAAAAATTTAGGTCCTGGTTTATTATTTGCCGGCGCAGCTATTGGTGTATCACACTTGGTGCAATCTACCCGTGCAGGTGCAGATTTTGGTTTAGGATTACTTTGGGCATTACTTTTAGTAAATCTATTTAAGTATCCATTTTTTCAGTTTGGACCTCGTTATGCCTCTGCCACTGGTGAAAGCTTATTAGATGGCTACAACAAATTAGGAAAGGGTGTTTTAGCGGTTTATTTCTTGCTAAATTTAGCAACGATGTTTACCATTCAAACCGCAGTAACTATCGTAACTGCAGGTTTAGCATCTTCTCTTTTTGGTAATTTTCCAACTTTTGAAATTGGAAATAGAGTGATAACCAGTACTGAAATCTGGACCGTTATTATTACATCCATTTGCTTATTATTACTAATGGTTGGTAAGTATAAACTATTAGATAAATTAATGAAGATTATTATTATCACATTAACCATTAGTACCATAATTGCTGTAAGTATGGCTTTATCTGATAATTCTAACACGATCTCTTTTACTCAAATATTACCAAATAACACTTTAGAAATAACCTTCTTAATTGCCTTTATGGGTTGGATGCCAGCTCCTTTAGATATTTCTGTATGGCAATCACTCTGGTGTATCGAAAAAAAGAAGGGTACGAAAAAATACAATACTAAATCAGCATTATTCGATTTTAATGTTGGATATATAAGTACGATTATTTTAGGTATTGGGTTTCTTTTATTAGGTGCTTTAGTGATGTTTAATAACGGTGAAACATTTAGTAATTCTGCCGGTGTATTTTCTAATCAGTTAATAAAAATGTACACAAATAGCCTGGGAGATTGGGCGTATATAATCATTGGCATTGCAGCTTTTACAACCATGTTTAGCACTACACTAACAACCTTAGATGCTTCACCAAGAGCCATGACTAAAACCACACAATTACTTTTTAATACATCTTCAAAATTCAACTATACCTTTTGGATAGTCTTATTAGCCATTGGAACCATTTGCATCTTTTTCTTTTTTGCTTCAGAAATGGGTTTCCTTATTAAAGTAGCTACCATTTTATCCTTTATAACAGCTCCTTTTTATGCCATTATTAATTACCGTCTAATTTCCAGCAAGCACACTCCTAAAAATTGGAGGCCATCAAAACAACTTCATATTTTAAGCTGGCTTGGAATTGCTTTTTTAATAGGATTTAGTATCTGGTACCTCACTACTTTATAA
- a CDS encoding anti-sigma factor, with translation MNEKITTFLNSGLLEKYLLGETTTVETEMVESYISKYPEVQNAYNTLQYNLEIVAKSNAVEAPKNILNNILEELDEKPVVNLNTRKKYKSWYKFSVAASIAALIFAGTSYHFYSQKRKLSQENQIVVDEIFDLRSDIAKNNLMLDNVMRQLLKLNNPETEKYIIKGNERAKDLKTVAYINPKEKTSMIDVVSLPQLPEEQCYQIWADLQGKMVSLGILSESDRQLMSIPYAENALALNITIEPKGGNTIASMENTVAAISLQQ, from the coding sequence ATGAATGAGAAAATAACTACTTTTTTAAATTCTGGCCTTTTAGAAAAATATCTATTAGGTGAAACTACTACTGTGGAAACAGAAATGGTTGAATCTTATATTTCAAAATATCCAGAAGTACAGAACGCATACAACACATTACAATACAATTTAGAAATTGTAGCTAAAAGTAATGCAGTTGAAGCCCCTAAAAATATTTTAAATAATATTTTAGAGGAACTTGATGAAAAACCAGTTGTTAATTTAAATACGCGAAAGAAATACAAATCGTGGTATAAATTTAGTGTAGCAGCTAGTATTGCTGCTTTAATTTTTGCTGGTACTTCTTATCATTTCTATTCTCAAAAACGAAAACTATCTCAAGAAAACCAAATAGTGGTTGATGAAATTTTTGATTTACGAAGTGATATTGCAAAAAACAATTTGATGCTTGATAATGTCATGAGACAATTATTAAAGCTTAATAATCCAGAAACCGAAAAATACATCATCAAAGGAAATGAAAGAGCTAAAGACTTAAAAACGGTTGCTTACATAAATCCAAAAGAAAAAACATCGATGATTGATGTGGTTTCATTACCTCAATTACCAGAGGAGCAATGCTACCAAATATGGGCTGATTTGCAAGGTAAAATGGTCAGTTTAGGTATTTTAAGTGAATCTGACAGACAACTTATGTCTATTCCGTACGCTGAAAATGCGCTTGCTTTAAATATTACTATTGAACCAAAAGGAGGAAACACGATAGCTTCTATGGAAAATACAGTAGCAGCGATTAGCTTACAACAATAA
- the lipA gene encoding lipoyl synthase codes for MNSETASNILPERQAKPKWLRVKLPTGKKYTELRGLVDKYKLNTICTSGSCPNMGECWGEGTATFMILGNICTRSCGFCGVKTGRPETVDWDEPEKVARSIKIMKIKHAVLTSVDRDDLKDMGSIMWSETVKAVRRMNPETTLETLIPDFQGIEQHVDRIIDVAPEVVSHNIETVRRLTRQVRIQAQYDRSLGVLKYLKQQGQRRTKSGIMLGLGEAREEVIATLHDLRENDVDIVTIGQYLQPSKKHLPVKQFINPDQFKEYEDIGLELGFRHVESSALVRSSYRAQKHIN; via the coding sequence ATGAATTCGGAAACTGCTTCAAATATATTACCAGAGCGACAAGCAAAACCAAAATGGTTACGTGTTAAGCTTCCAACAGGTAAAAAGTATACTGAACTTAGAGGTTTAGTTGATAAATATAAACTAAATACTATTTGTACTTCTGGTAGTTGCCCAAATATGGGAGAATGCTGGGGAGAAGGGACTGCAACGTTTATGATATTAGGAAATATTTGTACGCGTTCTTGCGGTTTTTGCGGTGTAAAAACCGGAAGACCAGAAACTGTAGATTGGGATGAACCTGAAAAAGTAGCACGGTCTATAAAAATCATGAAAATTAAACATGCTGTTTTAACAAGTGTTGATAGAGATGATTTAAAAGATATGGGAAGTATTATGTGGTCTGAAACCGTTAAAGCGGTACGTAGAATGAATCCTGAAACGACTCTTGAAACTTTAATTCCTGATTTTCAAGGCATTGAACAACATGTAGACAGAATTATTGATGTAGCCCCAGAAGTTGTGTCTCATAATATTGAAACTGTTAGGCGTTTAACCCGTCAAGTTCGTATACAAGCTCAATACGATAGAAGTCTTGGTGTTTTAAAATATTTGAAACAGCAAGGTCAAAGACGTACAAAATCTGGTATTATGCTTGGCTTGGGAGAAGCTAGAGAAGAGGTTATCGCTACGCTTCATGACCTCAGAGAAAATGACGTAGACATAGTAACTATTGGACAATATCTACAACCTAGCAAAAAACATTTACCGGTAAAACAGTTTATAAATCCTGATCAATTTAAAGAGTATGAAGACATTGGTCTTGAATTAGGTTTCCGCCATGTTGAAAGTAGTGCTTTAGTAAGATCTTCTTACCGAGCACAAAAACACATCAATTAA
- the gap gene encoding type I glyceraldehyde-3-phosphate dehydrogenase: protein MITVSINGFGRIGRRVFRLLQDYKNIRVVAINDLADTKTLSHLLKYDSVHGLFKGTVSYDDNNIIVNEEKIPLLNNNHPKTTNWRPYNIDFVIEATGKFKTTSELQNHINNGAKSVILSVPPSEDSIKTIVRGVNDCSIDGSEAIISNASCTTNNAAPMIDIVNKLCGINQAYITTVHSYTTDQSLHDQPHRDLRRARAASQSIVPTTTGAAKALTKIFPDLSDVIGGCGIRVPVINGSLTDITFNVKKDVSIADINNAFKEASKNHYKGILEYTEDPIVSIDIVGNTHSCIFDSGMTSVIGNMVKIIGWYDNETGYSKRIIDLICNLSEKKCILSIK from the coding sequence ATGATTACTGTTTCAATCAATGGGTTTGGTAGAATAGGTAGGCGTGTTTTTAGATTACTTCAAGATTATAAAAACATAAGAGTTGTCGCTATTAATGATTTAGCAGATACTAAAACTTTGAGCCATCTTCTTAAATATGATAGTGTTCATGGATTATTTAAAGGTACAGTATCATACGACGATAATAACATTATTGTAAATGAAGAAAAAATTCCTTTACTAAATAATAATCATCCTAAAACAACCAATTGGAGACCATATAATATAGATTTTGTTATTGAAGCTACTGGAAAATTCAAAACAACTTCAGAACTACAAAATCACATAAACAATGGTGCTAAATCAGTTATTTTAAGTGTTCCTCCTTCAGAAGACAGTATAAAAACAATTGTTCGGGGCGTTAACGACTGTAGTATAGATGGCTCTGAAGCTATAATTTCTAATGCATCATGTACTACTAATAATGCAGCTCCTATGATTGATATCGTCAATAAGCTTTGTGGTATTAATCAGGCTTATATTACTACAGTTCATTCCTATACCACCGATCAAAGTTTACATGATCAACCACATCGCGATTTACGCCGTGCAAGAGCTGCTAGTCAATCTATTGTACCTACTACAACAGGAGCAGCAAAAGCACTTACCAAAATATTTCCCGATTTATCAGATGTTATAGGGGGATGTGGTATAAGAGTACCAGTAATAAATGGTTCTTTAACTGATATTACTTTTAATGTAAAAAAAGATGTCTCAATAGCCGATATAAATAATGCTTTTAAAGAAGCTTCTAAAAATCATTATAAAGGTATTTTAGAATATACTGAAGATCCTATTGTTTCAATTGATATTGTTGGGAATACACATTCTTGTATTTTTGATTCAGGCATGACATCCGTCATTGGAAACATGGTAAAAATAATAGGTTGGTATGATAATGAAACTGGTTATTCCAAACGAATAATTGATTTGATATGCAATTTGTCGGAAAAAAAGTGTATTTTGTCGATAAAATAA
- a CDS encoding RNA polymerase sigma factor, with protein MISSTEKEIIHFLENGDKKAITLLYESYSDSLFGVIKKIIPDDDTAQDVLQESFVKIWRYAKKYDSNKAKLFTWLYRIAYNTAIDKVRSQKNKSGKEVQIETSSVYKITSNELNQDVLDIKTHLNTLDKKYQIVINALFFEGMTQQEASDELDIPLGTIKSRLKIGLRELKKIYNP; from the coding sequence TTGATTTCATCTACAGAAAAAGAAATAATTCACTTCCTAGAAAATGGCGATAAAAAAGCCATTACTCTACTTTATGAAAGCTACTCAGATTCGCTGTTTGGTGTCATCAAAAAAATAATACCAGATGATGATACAGCACAAGATGTACTGCAAGAAAGCTTTGTGAAAATATGGAGATATGCAAAAAAATACGATTCTAACAAAGCTAAATTATTTACCTGGCTATATAGAATTGCTTACAATACTGCTATAGACAAAGTTAGATCTCAAAAAAACAAAAGTGGTAAAGAAGTCCAAATAGAGACTTCATCCGTATATAAAATAACATCGAACGAATTAAATCAAGATGTTTTAGATATAAAAACCCATCTAAATACACTTGATAAAAAATATCAAATAGTCATTAATGCACTCTTTTTTGAGGGTATGACACAACAAGAAGCCAGTGATGAATTAGATATTCCGCTGGGAACTATAAAATCAAGATTAAAAATTGGATTACGTGAATTGAAAAAAATTTATAATCCTTAA
- a CDS encoding ATP-binding protein, whose product MLFSLSASSQKTIDDDPEIRQNEINYRMEQAQVELEKYNYYDAQKNLDEALKLAEKSDNKKSIGIIYAIKGKLQLIIEKEDNAIKYLNKAIEVQRIINDNKNLGKSYKIFGDVYLTKKNYKQALDSYTAAKSKFQEEGLNENLAEVLLCEGKTYMFLKDYEKARDIIEQSVAQAKKGEYKKTLSNALINHGIIYRKLNDYEKALTLANEGLEIAKKNDLKSILNEGYFVISDIYQDKEDFELSRIYLSKHIKLSDSIRALIRLNSSKDQDQATKDLLKQAKEKNDEIEEQLEKFEDDKNLGTLISILSVALITILSLLTLSLYKNNNIRLKTNNMLHKKNGELIIAKEKAELASKTKANFLSTVTHELRTPLYAVTGLSNMLLDENPKPEQVQHLKSLKFSGDYLLTFINDILQINKIEANKVDIEPESFNLKKKINNIVLALNNSALDNNIKIHFEYDSDLPENFIADQLKISQILINLIGNSIKFTKDGDIWIRVYKIEEKESVYSLRFEVEDNGIGISQEKQDNMFESFSQGSIQINRKYGGTGLGLSIVKGLIDILKGKIYVKSELEKGTTFYFEIPLEYTSVEEAKENTVAYFDGDTSELDLTNVKILVVEDNKINQMITKKILTKMSLKCDIIDNGEEAVEMIKANKYDIILMDIHMPGISGMEATKRVRSFDKELTIFALTAVTIEDKMHEFEEAGFTDIIPKPFKQEEFEKKLYNALAANNDRSATA is encoded by the coding sequence ATGTTATTTAGCCTGAGTGCTTCGTCGCAAAAAACAATCGATGACGACCCTGAGATTCGGCAAAATGAAATTAACTATCGTATGGAGCAAGCCCAAGTTGAGTTGGAGAAATACAACTATTACGATGCTCAAAAAAATCTAGATGAAGCCTTAAAATTGGCTGAAAAATCGGATAATAAAAAAAGTATTGGGATTATTTATGCTATCAAAGGAAAACTTCAACTCATAATTGAAAAGGAAGATAACGCTATAAAATATCTTAATAAAGCAATTGAAGTACAAAGAATTATTAACGATAACAAAAATCTAGGTAAATCTTATAAAATTTTTGGAGACGTTTATTTAACAAAAAAGAATTATAAACAAGCACTTGACTCTTATACCGCAGCGAAATCAAAATTTCAAGAAGAAGGTTTAAATGAAAATTTGGCCGAAGTTCTTTTATGTGAAGGTAAAACTTATATGTTTTTAAAAGATTATGAAAAAGCAAGGGACATTATTGAACAATCTGTGGCACAGGCAAAAAAAGGTGAATACAAAAAAACTCTAAGTAATGCCTTAATTAATCATGGTATCATTTATAGAAAATTAAATGATTACGAAAAAGCTTTAACCTTAGCCAATGAAGGTCTGGAGATTGCTAAAAAAAACGACCTGAAAAGTATACTCAATGAGGGCTACTTCGTTATTAGTGATATTTATCAAGATAAAGAAGATTTCGAGCTCTCTAGAATATATTTATCCAAGCATATAAAGCTTTCTGATTCCATAAGAGCCTTAATACGTTTAAATTCTTCAAAAGATCAAGATCAAGCAACAAAAGACTTATTAAAACAAGCCAAAGAAAAGAATGATGAGATCGAAGAACAATTAGAAAAATTCGAAGATGATAAAAATTTAGGTACTTTAATTTCTATTTTAAGTGTTGCTTTAATTACCATTTTATCACTACTAACTTTATCGCTTTACAAAAACAATAACATTAGACTTAAAACCAATAATATGCTTCATAAAAAAAATGGAGAACTTATTATTGCTAAAGAGAAAGCGGAATTAGCATCAAAAACCAAAGCCAATTTCTTATCTACAGTAACTCATGAATTACGCACACCTCTTTATGCGGTTACCGGGTTGAGCAACATGCTACTAGATGAAAACCCAAAACCTGAACAAGTTCAGCATTTAAAATCATTAAAATTTTCTGGAGATTATCTCTTAACGTTTATTAACGATATTCTTCAAATAAATAAAATTGAAGCAAATAAAGTTGATATTGAACCCGAATCATTTAACTTAAAAAAGAAAATAAACAATATTGTTTTAGCACTTAACAATTCAGCGTTAGATAACAATATTAAAATTCATTTTGAGTACGATTCTGATTTACCGGAAAACTTCATTGCTGATCAATTAAAAATTTCTCAAATTCTTATTAATTTAATTGGTAACTCTATCAAGTTTACTAAAGATGGTGATATTTGGATTAGAGTTTATAAAATAGAAGAAAAAGAAAGTGTTTATTCCTTGCGTTTTGAAGTAGAAGATAATGGTATTGGTATTAGCCAAGAAAAACAGGACAATATGTTTGAGAGCTTTTCACAGGGCTCTATTCAAATAAATCGTAAATATGGTGGTACAGGTTTAGGGCTATCCATAGTAAAAGGGTTAATCGATATTTTAAAAGGAAAAATTTACGTAAAAAGTGAATTAGAAAAAGGCACAACATTCTACTTTGAAATACCTCTTGAATACACGTCTGTAGAAGAAGCGAAAGAAAATACAGTGGCCTATTTTGATGGAGATACAAGTGAATTAGATTTGACTAATGTTAAGATTTTAGTTGTAGAAGACAATAAAATCAATCAAATGATCACCAAAAAGATTCTTACTAAAATGAGTCTTAAATGTGATATTATAGATAATGGTGAGGAAGCTGTCGAAATGATTAAAGCTAACAAGTACGACATTATTTTAATGGATATTCATATGCCTGGCATCAGTGGTATGGAAGCTACCAAAAGAGTTCGATCTTTTGATAAGGAGTTAACTATTTTTGCTCTAACTGCAGTTACCATTGAAGATAAAATGCACGAATTTGAAGAAGCTGGTTTTACGGATATTATTCCAAAACCATTTAAACAAGAAGAATTCGAGAAAAAACTTTACAATGCTTTAGCAGCAAATAATGATCGCTCTGCTACAGCTTAG
- a CDS encoding membrane or secreted protein — translation MELFLITIILLGLGIAGIAIKIWAKKDGKFAGTCASQNPVLNKEGEACGFCGKTPDQFADCNEPQHS, via the coding sequence ATGGAACTTTTTTTAATAACTATCATTTTATTAGGGTTAGGAATTGCTGGAATTGCTATTAAAATTTGGGCAAAAAAAGACGGCAAGTTTGCTGGTACTTGTGCAAGTCAGAACCCAGTCCTTAACAAAGAAGGTGAAGCTTGTGGTTTCTGTGGAAAAACTCCAGACCAATTTGCTGATTGTAATGAACCTCAACATTCATAG